The Chroicocephalus ridibundus chromosome 8, bChrRid1.1, whole genome shotgun sequence genome includes the window AGTCCTTACTGTACATTCTATTCACTTGCTAGAAGATTCAGCATGTTAAGTCATGAGAACTTTTCAGTATGTTCAGCAAAAACGTATGCTATATTGTTTACTAGAGAGCTACAGTGATGAATAATTTACTGTCTGCTTTTAAACAAATTGATGTTGTCCTCAGACTGAGTTTCCTGCAGGACATTTGCTACTATCTCATCTCCcatgaaagaggagaagaatttCTCGCACTGACTTTCAGCGGCAATTAGAGGGGACTTTATTCTTCAGACATAACCCAGTCTGTTAACGTGCAGCGGTTTCTCCTGCTGGTGCTTCCCTACCTTCCAGCATCCGTTCTGCAGTCAGGCTGTACGTTTCTGCATTCTGCGCTATGCGACGAGCTGTGGCCAAGTGCTTGAGCATTATTTCGCAGCTTTGGTCACTGCTTTCCCACAGGTCCATGCCTTCAAAAATGACGGCTTGTCGCTCCATCAGGGTAACGAGAGGCATCAGCAGCGGCACTGTTACGTTGTTCTGTGGAACACTGCAGGTCTCTGGGATATATAGAGTAACGAACGAATCATCAGACAGTATAAAGCCTGCTAATTGAAGAAGGTATTGTAACTAACTGCAGTATTCACACCTGTCCTACCAGTTTCCAGTGAACTGGTTGGGGGAGAAGGCCAAGACAAATTAGTGTTAGAAAACTGTACAGGAGAAGGCTCTGCTGAATTATCAGACAGTGGCACAgagattttaaacacatttaaaatctgGGTCATTCCAATAAATTCTGTGAGGCTAAAAAGTCTTCCTTCTTGAccctcctccctttcttttaGAGAAATGTTATTTCCCCCTTGTATCCCTTTGGAGACCAGAGCTGCAGAGACTCTGATGCACAAGCACCTGATGCGACCAGAGGAATTACCTGACTGACCCATTCTTTGTATCTGAGGATTCATCCTCTGATCCAATaggcaaagcaaataaaaaacaaaatctgcCAGAGGTAACTCTCCCCtgagggagattttttttcctgtctttgaggCAAGATGATGCAGCATTTCAGCTTCTGCTCCACATGGGTTTGGGCAGAGTGTCATAGTCTGCATGGGTACATGCACATGCTGATGTTTGGCTGGCAGACTGTTGCCTTCTCTTTCATTGCCTTATACTGCATTACACAAGTTCACGTAGTCATTTTAGCATATGATGCACAGCTATCAAAACAGCAGCTGCCTCATCTCAGGAAATCAGTAGTGGGAGAATTAAAAGGCTAAATAGAAACCGGTGTCGCTCATACTCACTATTCCACTCATCTTGTCCTTCATGCAAAGCTTTGCTAAATGGCTTCAGCTGTTTTTCATACATAATTGCAGTCTGGGTATAGTGATGTCTCAGAGAGGTCCAAGTTTGTTCTAACCTAGTGACCTGTTCAAACAAAATAGAGAATACCCATTATTGACTCTGTAGCGATTCACAGGAAAAGTACACTGCTAGTGACAAAGTTTCTGGTCTGATGATCTCTCTAGTCTTTTAAGAAATtgcataaattaaattaaataaaccaCCAAACAACTCCATGTTTTGGAACATCAACAGAAACAGGTTTTCACCTGTGGCATTTCCAGTGCTTTCATAATGGCAGAAAATGCATACAAATCCCCCAGCGAGTCCTTCAGCTCCACTGCGACTTGGATGATCCTGTTCAGTGTTGCTGCTCGATCTTCCACATTTCCTGTGCAACCCAAGATATCCACAGCTATTCCTATTGCCATGGTATTGTGCCTGTAAGTGAAACATTTTATACTACAGGTTACAAATTATTAATGATACATTATGCTGTAAATGTGTTCAGAGAAGATCAGTTCCAAGGTATACTTCAGTATCTTGGTGTGCCCAGCAAACTTACTAACATCTTTGTATCAAGAACAGCAATACCGTTATATGGAATATATATACATTGGCTTGAATTTGTGTTCTAATAAATTTAATAACTTCTCCGAAGATACTAAATTTCAGCAACCAAACTACTGAAATCTGaatcagagaagcagaaaagctagCTCAGGGATAGTAGACCCTAATTGTTCCCCCTTAACTTGTGCAGAGGTTTTACAGAAAGCTTTGCTGATCTTTTTTCACTTTGCGAGATCCTCTTGCCTCTTACCCAGTTGCAGAAGGGGAACTACTACCTTCAGTCTCTTCCACAAACCCTCACGTGCTCAGCTAGATTGTAAGTCCCCTGAACTTCAGTCTACCCGAGCTCATAAAGGAGAGGGTGTTCGGCAGCTCTAAGGACGCTGCTTTCAAATGCAATTCCCCTTTCCCTGTATGACATGCATGGAGATGCCCCTTAAAGAATTTTTCCTACGCAAAAAAGAAGTTACATGCTATCTGGCTAAATTGTCTTCTGTACACATGAGTTCAGAAAACGTGCAGGAGAGCATTCTTTGAGGAAATGTAGAGTACAATGTAGCAATAATCTGATCTTCTGGCCATCTGCCCTGGAAATGAGTAACAGGAACATTTACCTTTCAATTAGGTCTAGGCGCAGTTGATGTCCGTAAGGCAAGGTAATCAGTTCAAGACCAGAGTTCACTCCCATAATCCTCCTCATCTCTTCAGAAACTTCTAGTATCCTTGCCACCTGTCAAGTACAAAAATTTGTGCATGAGTTTTGAAAttaacatatttgaaaaaaaaaaaacaaaaaccagccacATAAGAAGTCCTCCACGTTAGTGCAGGGCATATAGAGCCAAGTGCACAGTGTGCAGCATTAGAATGCAGTCAacgaagaaaaacaattttaattaacTTACGCATATTCTGTGACTTACATAAAAAGaccaataataattttttttgcatgattCAGCCATCAGAAAACATATAAAAGGTGTGACCAAAATCCTTTATCAACCATCTGTCTTACACTTCCAGAAGAAGATTCATATGCAAGCTCCAGGAAACGTGGTGCTCTTTTGGCCTGATCCTTGTCATGGTGGCACTGCTCTTTGGCCTTAAAGATGTACATGTTTGCTTCACCTTCTTCATTTCTAAAAAGATGACTGCTCAGAATGTTTTTGGATTACACCATATCCTCATGAGGATTAATTAGCCAAAGGACTTTAATGAGGACACTGAACGTTGAGTGCCTAATAAAGTCAGTATGTGAAAACTGACACCCCCACcaatttgtctttgctttttaaacacacaGTATTAGCTACTGGTTATATCAATAACAATTATATATGGTAATTACAAGCAAAACCACATTAATATGATCATGTGAGATTATCTGCCGGTTTAAGGCCTGTATGTTGACACATTTACAAACTAATCTGCTGGCTAAGTCCGAGACACCCATCATCAGGCATTCTTGGCTATGAAAAGATGAAGGCAATCTATCTGAGCCACACAACAAGCCTCACTGGTACAAAATCTAGCACTGCAGAGAAACCTGTTTCACTTCTAGAGACACTGGAGTGACATGAAGCCCCTGGAGACACACTGATTGCTACTCCTGCGTCACAAAAAGCCCTCTCAGGCATGCAAGCAGCAGATAGTCACTCCACACTTAGCATACGGGTGCTTCTTTCATTATTAGAAATGTCATCTTCTAAAAGTTAAACTGAGCTACTGATGCCGGGAGAAGACCTATGAACTTCACCCTTATCACACATCTCAGTACAAAGCATTTATTCTGGCCCGTTCACATGCCAATCCCAGTGTCTCATGCAGTTCTTATCAGTGCCGGCGTATGCAAGAAGTTACCAATGAATGACAGTCACTGGCTCTCAGCACTGCGAGATGAAGGTAAAACAGGCTCCTCTACGTGTCCCAGCTAGTTACTGTTCCTGCTTCAAAatgcaaaaatctgtttctgtaaaACACTCCAGTGACTCTTCATTAATTGTACAGACTCCCACACTTCCAGCAAGACAGCTTCCTTGGCCCCATTCCAAAGTTTATAGGATTTAAAATAAGGAGATTAATAATGAGCTCActgaatatttatatatatatttatatatatatatattatatatatatataaaacaaaagcTTTACTACTTCTTTAATAATAATGGAAACATTATTGTTATTAGGTTGAAGGAAGAAAAGGTGAATTTTGGAACTAAGATGTCAGAGAATGCTCTTACTACTCAGTAAAGAAGCCACAATCTATCACTTCTGAAAAGATCAAGCAATTGTGGAGTTGAGTTTTTGTGAGTCGCCATGTCTGTGTGAAGCCTCACttagcagcagccagcacaggaGCCCAGTAGCTGGCAGCCACTCACACGCGTCCCGCTGCTGCTCCCGACAGCTGCCCCTTGCCTGGACCTATGGTGTGAACCagtgcagcagctccaggagagcGCTACAGACACGTTTCTTCTGGAGCACCACCATTCCCACTTCCTTTCTTGTCTGCAATGGAGTTGCCCAGTAAGTAGCCATGTGTGTGGCTTCTCAAGCTGCTCttagaaaaacaaccaaccaaaaaccaagaAAGGCCATGACACTTGGTTCCTGTAGCTGCTCTGTGGCAGGTAACAGCACTCAGTCGTCCCAGCAAAATGGTGCAGATTCAACTGCAGCTGCATTCCTTTTATTACACTAAGTCATTATCTCATAAGGAAGCAACTTCTCCTGTCTTTCCGTATTTCTGATCCAATAGCTGATCTCCAAGCCGTGTCAGATAAATAAAGTCTACGTTGTAAAAAATAGTTCTTCCTGGTTTTACACCTTTCTAAACAATTCCACTAGCAATATGGTTCCCTCAtaggacagaaaagcagaactcCTGATAGCTATTTTCCCACACCACCTATCCAGCTGTAAGAGACTCAGACAATCATTAGAAGAGCAGCTAATTTTAGcagtttaaatatatttagttCCATTAAACATCTATTATAGCCAGCAGTATGGCAACCAGGTAATGTCTGTCTATTGTTTGCCCTTGCAAGATAACGAGCTATTTCCTGTCACGAGTAGTTCCTTCCACAATGGTTTACAGCACAGACAGGCTCCTCCTCCAGTGGGGAAGAAAGGCTGAATCACAGATATACAGCAACTGATAGGAGAGTTAAAAGATGTATGGAACACTGAGAATTTAAGTCTAAAGTCAAGGATGGTGAGAGGCCTTTAGTCCAAAGGGTTTGTTAACATTATTGttcttcaaatggaaaaaaaaaaaaaacaacccaccctaAAAATTCCTGCAAGCAGGTTAATACACAATACAGACTATAAATCTACCCATTAATCTTTTCAAATCAGTTCTTTAAAAAGTCTAAATTTGCAcatggtaaaataaaatgcaagattatttttttttttaccttgcagtCCATTCTAAGAATATGCTGTGCAATAATCTTTGGATTGTTGTTGGTGAAAAGCTCCTTAACTCTTCTTAACATTGACGTTTCCAATGGCTTGTTTTCAGGAGGAAGTAGTCTGGATTCAAAATCGTTTGGTTTAAAACTAGACACTGTCTCAAAAACAGGTGCAGAAAAGATGCTGTCTTCTTCAGTCATCTCAGTTGAAGCTTCTAAAGGATCTGCAGAGTTCACGGTAGGGTCATCTTCCAGGATGAAATAGTTTGTTTCCGAGTTCCTGAATGAGTGTGTTCCTTTCTCCTTTCGTGTCAGATGTTCTACATAGCTGTTTTTCTGACATAAATGTTGTTTCGTTGCTGCAGGATCTCCAGCAGGGCTTAGTTCACAATAGTGTCCTTCTGAACTGTGGGAGGCCAAAGGAGAATCCGGGGGCTTCATCAGGGGTGCTTTGCTGGGTTTAGGTGGAGGCTTTGGACAGAGCTGACTGTCTGAGCCTCGAAGAGCTTCCCCTACTTGTGATTCAGAGGTGACTTTCTGAACAACTGTGGGGCTTAGAGAAGGTTCACTGCCTGTTCTAAACGCAGGAGAGCTTGGACAGGAGTCTGCATCAGCTTCAGGTAATCGAGACGGATGTCTTGAACCTGCAGGGAAAAACGGTAATTTAGAAGGCCAAAACACACAATTCCGGATGCCTATCCCAGGGTTCATCTCAGTGCTGTTTCCTGAGGAAAATATTGTCAGTTCATGTCAATTGTTCACTAACAAAAATGtatatgaaattatattttgagGAATGAGCTAGCCAGCAAATTCCATTCACTTGCTGATCCTCCCAAAATCCCAAATACATAGAACAGCTGCACCATAATATTATTCTGTGGTAATGCTGACAATAATTCCAGTCCCTGCTGCATACATAGGCTACACTGTCAGAGCTGGATGGTCTCCATGGCTTGGAATAGGAGGTTTCTTTGTAACCTGATCTAGGCTATAAAAACAGAAACTTCCAGCCACACCGCATAAAAGATGAGTCATTTCTG containing:
- the BCAR3 gene encoding breast cancer anti-estrogen resistance protein 3 isoform X3 — translated: MIAAGKFSSLPRNGPVNHQFSLASSMDLLTTKPSPTEHRSDSFQDISIHGTLPRKKKGTVPIRSCDMFSHMGTLPYTRTHRQQSPFVQDVIEEYPPQSGKSNKLHARDQNILDPTLEYVKFSRERQVMDNSPEKLKKELEEELQLSSEDLRSHAWYHGRIPRQVAEGLVQRDGDFLIRDSLSSPGNFVLTCQWKNTSQHFKINRTVVRLNEAYCRVQYQFELESFDSIPGLVRYYVGNRTPISKQSGAIIFQPINRNVPLRCLEEKYGVSPVRQKEPSIPEGKTESAKRLSLGISSMQSPEQSTPRGNLLRNKEKSGSQPASLDHVPEKRFPLKAHQSESYLLIGSRHPSRLPEADADSCPSSPAFRTGSEPSLSPTVVQKVTSESQVGEALRGSDSQLCPKPPPKPSKAPLMKPPDSPLASHSSEGHYCELSPAGDPAATKQHLCQKNSYVEHLTRKEKGTHSFRNSETNYFILEDDPTVNSADPLEASTEMTEEDSIFSAPVFETVSSFKPNDFESRLLPPENKPLETSMLRRVKELFTNNNPKIIAQHILRMDCKVARILEVSEEMRRIMGVNSGLELITLPYGHQLRLDLIERHNTMAIGIAVDILGCTGNVEDRAATLNRIIQVAVELKDSLGDLYAFSAIMKALEMPQVTRLEQTWTSLRHHYTQTAIMYEKQLKPFSKALHEGQDEWNKTCSVPQNNVTVPLLMPLVTLMERQAVIFEGMDLWESSDQSCEIMLKHLATARRIAQNAETYSLTAERMLEGFQPDEEMSEIFKTEFQMRLLWGSKGAQVNQNERYEKFSQILTALSRKLEPPPVKQVEQLSI